Proteins from a genomic interval of Quercus robur chromosome 9, dhQueRobu3.1, whole genome shotgun sequence:
- the LOC126699924 gene encoding uncharacterized protein LOC126699924 has translation MAIGKKKLMSSAPWRGEEEAAEEFQDAKLKVTKQQPGAESVMHVPRKKKDKSKRHDHDNYDDDSLVEIDPQLRYSFQRNYQFLQRVFSIDTIVKPLPPAMAYNVSRNLNFFTRISTQFFCEF, from the exons atggcAATCGGGAAGAAGAAGTTGATGTCATCGGCGCCATGGAGGGGCGAAGAGGAAGCCGCCGAAGAGTTCCAAGACGCAAAGCTCAAGGTCACAAAGCAGCAGCCTGGAGCTGAGTCAGTGATGCACGTGCCTCGCAAGAAGAAAGACAAGTCCAAACGCCACGACCATGACAATTACGATGATGATTCCCTCGTCGAGATTGACCCCCAGCTTCGCTACAGCTTTCAACGTAACTACCAG TTTCTTCAACGAGTATTCAGCATTGACACCATTGTGAAACCTCTTCCGCCTGCCATGGCCTACAATGTTTCCCGCAACTTGAACTTCTTCACGCGTATTTCCACACAATTCTTTTGTGagttttga